Proteins from a genomic interval of Caulobacter rhizosphaerae:
- a CDS encoding CBS domain-containing protein: MLVSQILKDKGDLVFTASPHETVGAAAALLHTRRVGAMVVLEEDETIAGILSERDIVRVIAEGGAAALSKPISTCMTRDVVFAQPEETVDALLARMTDRRIRHLPVCKGKRLAGIISIGDLVKYKISEAQAEAEGLKAYIAAG; the protein is encoded by the coding sequence TTGCTGGTTTCTCAGATCCTGAAGGACAAGGGCGACCTGGTCTTCACCGCCTCGCCCCACGAGACGGTCGGCGCGGCCGCGGCCCTTCTGCACACCCGGCGCGTGGGGGCCATGGTCGTGCTCGAGGAGGACGAGACGATCGCCGGTATCCTGTCCGAACGCGACATCGTACGGGTGATCGCCGAGGGCGGCGCGGCCGCCCTGTCCAAGCCGATCTCCACCTGCATGACCCGCGACGTGGTCTTCGCCCAGCCGGAAGAGACGGTCGACGCCCTGCTCGCCCGGATGACCGACCGCCGGATCCGCCACCTCCCCGTCTGCAAGGGCAAGCGGCTGGCCGGCATCATCTCGATCGGCGACCTGGTGAAGTACAAGATCAGTGAAGCCCAGGCCGAGGCCGAAGGACTGAAGGCCTATATCGCGGCCGGCTGA